One segment of Microbacterium arborescens DNA contains the following:
- a CDS encoding alpha/beta hydrolase family protein has translation MIDAVPVDVAAGTIDLSLRHDGAARAGAVRPRAVMILAHGAGAGPDHPFLYGFARAGAAAGLEVVRFPFPYVVAGRRLPGAAGDAIASWTAVHRAVADARPGVPIVAVGKSYGGRMASMAASVGAIDPAMLIYLGYPLHAPGRPDRPRAEHLPAIAAPQLFVSGTRDPFVEPLADLEAVVATCADAELVWIEGARHSFEIAGRKRDAAEVGASTAELVMPRALRRLKV, from the coding sequence ATGATCGACGCGGTTCCGGTCGACGTCGCGGCCGGGACCATCGACCTATCACTCCGGCACGACGGCGCTGCACGAGCGGGCGCGGTCCGTCCCCGCGCGGTGATGATCCTCGCGCACGGCGCCGGTGCCGGGCCGGATCACCCGTTCCTGTACGGCTTCGCCCGCGCGGGCGCGGCGGCCGGGCTCGAGGTCGTCCGCTTCCCGTTCCCCTACGTCGTGGCGGGTCGCCGGCTTCCCGGTGCTGCAGGCGACGCCATCGCGTCGTGGACGGCTGTCCACCGGGCGGTCGCCGACGCCCGCCCCGGTGTGCCGATCGTTGCTGTAGGCAAGTCGTACGGCGGCCGGATGGCGTCGATGGCAGCCTCCGTCGGAGCGATCGATCCGGCGATGCTGATCTACCTCGGCTATCCCCTCCACGCGCCCGGCAGACCCGACCGCCCCCGCGCGGAGCACCTTCCCGCTATCGCGGCGCCGCAGCTGTTCGTGTCGGGTACCCGCGACCCGTTCGTCGAGCCGCTCGCCGATCTCGAGGCGGTCGTGGCGACGTGCGCCGACGCCGAGCTGGTCTGGATCGAGGGCGCCCGTCACTCATTCGAGATCGCGGGGCGCAAACGCGACGCAGCCGAGGTCGGTGCGAGCACGGCGGAGCTGGTCATGCCGCGCGCCCTGCGCCGCCTGAAGGTCTGA
- a CDS encoding general stress protein — protein sequence MSMMGGTPAITGEKVAEYASYEAAQKAVSTLISADIPAREIAIVGYGLRSVETVTGRLGYATAARTGAINGILLGLIFSLIFVFGTPDAAIQLFLGVMLVGVAIGMMMSLVMFALVRRRRDFASVTQVVADHYEVTVQANSIHRARGALNVSAARPATPAVPVPDGPPRYGERIDPAPAPSGDRPAPGPAVPEGSPAAPPSGSPASAPSDAPLPPAVGPVPGGEAPGPSTPGTPEPPSTEPQR from the coding sequence ATGAGCATGATGGGCGGGACGCCCGCGATCACGGGTGAGAAGGTCGCCGAGTACGCCTCGTACGAGGCCGCGCAGAAGGCGGTGTCGACCCTCATCTCGGCCGACATCCCGGCGCGTGAGATCGCGATCGTCGGCTATGGCCTGCGGTCGGTCGAGACCGTGACGGGCCGCCTCGGCTACGCCACCGCGGCGCGCACCGGGGCGATCAACGGCATCCTCCTCGGGTTGATCTTCTCGCTCATCTTCGTCTTCGGAACACCGGATGCCGCCATCCAGCTCTTCCTCGGGGTGATGCTCGTGGGCGTCGCCATCGGCATGATGATGAGCCTCGTGATGTTCGCCCTCGTCCGTCGGCGGCGCGACTTCGCCTCGGTGACTCAGGTCGTCGCCGACCACTACGAGGTCACGGTCCAGGCGAACAGCATCCATCGCGCCCGGGGCGCGCTCAACGTCTCCGCGGCGCGCCCTGCGACGCCCGCCGTGCCGGTGCCGGACGGTCCGCCCCGCTACGGTGAGCGCATCGACCCCGCGCCGGCCCCGTCGGGCGACCGGCCCGCTCCCGGGCCGGCGGTGCCGGAGGGCAGCCCAGCAGCGCCGCCGTCGGGCTCGCCCGCATCCGCGCCGTCCGATGCGCCGCTGCCGCCCGCCGTGGGCCCGGTGCCCGGCGGCGAGGCCCCCGGACCCTCGACTCCGGGCACGCCCGAACCCCCGTCGACCGAACCGCAGCGATGA
- a CDS encoding magnesium transporter MgtE N-terminal domain-containing protein codes for MSTQRVFVARLVGCVVFDPAGDRLGKVRDVVVIFRKSDPPRVIGLVVEIPGRRHVFLSIGRVTSIATGQVITTGLINVRRFQQRGGEVRVMAELLGRKVYLRDGSGGAVIEDVAIERNRLGDWDIGQLFLRRPKTSASPFAKGPTTFASWGDVREDQSSGAAQSAEQLVATYSELKPADLANTLLDLPEERLLEVAEELPDERLADALEEMPEDEQVHILERLGDERAADILDAMEPDDAADLLGQLPEGRIEQLLDLMEPEEAEDVRALLEYGPDTAGGLMTSDPIVLSAEATVAEALALIRRHELHPALAASVFVTLPPYETPTGRLLGTVHFQRMLRYPPHERLGAIIDDTVDPVAASSSAAEVARMLASYNLVSVPVVDQARRLVGVVSVDDVLDHLLPDDWRSQDVEPQDAAAMRGRR; via the coding sequence GTGAGTACGCAGAGGGTTTTCGTCGCGCGCCTGGTCGGGTGCGTCGTGTTCGATCCCGCAGGCGACCGTCTGGGCAAGGTCCGCGATGTCGTCGTCATCTTCCGCAAATCGGACCCTCCGCGCGTCATCGGCCTCGTCGTCGAGATCCCGGGCAGGCGCCATGTCTTCCTCTCCATCGGACGCGTGACCTCGATCGCGACCGGACAGGTGATCACGACCGGCCTCATCAACGTCCGGCGGTTCCAGCAGCGCGGCGGCGAGGTGCGGGTCATGGCCGAGCTCCTCGGCCGCAAGGTCTACCTCCGTGACGGATCCGGCGGTGCGGTCATCGAGGACGTCGCGATCGAGCGGAACCGGCTCGGCGATTGGGACATCGGGCAGCTCTTCCTGCGTCGCCCGAAGACGAGCGCGTCGCCGTTCGCCAAAGGTCCGACGACCTTCGCCTCCTGGGGCGACGTCCGCGAGGACCAGTCGTCGGGCGCCGCGCAGTCGGCCGAGCAGCTGGTCGCGACCTACTCGGAGCTCAAACCAGCCGACCTCGCCAACACGCTGCTCGACCTTCCGGAGGAACGACTGCTCGAGGTCGCCGAGGAGCTCCCCGACGAGCGGCTCGCCGACGCCCTCGAGGAGATGCCCGAAGACGAGCAGGTGCACATCCTCGAACGGCTCGGCGACGAGCGCGCCGCCGACATCCTCGACGCCATGGAGCCCGACGACGCCGCAGACCTCCTCGGTCAGCTGCCGGAAGGCCGTATCGAGCAACTCCTCGACCTCATGGAGCCCGAAGAGGCGGAGGACGTCCGTGCCCTGCTGGAGTACGGCCCCGACACGGCGGGCGGTCTCATGACGAGCGATCCGATCGTCCTGTCCGCCGAGGCGACGGTTGCCGAGGCACTGGCCCTCATCCGCCGACACGAGCTCCACCCCGCCCTCGCGGCATCCGTCTTCGTGACGCTTCCGCCCTACGAGACGCCGACGGGTCGCCTCCTCGGGACCGTGCACTTCCAGCGGATGCTGCGCTACCCCCCGCACGAGAGGCTCGGCGCCATCATCGACGACACGGTCGACCCGGTCGCCGCGTCGTCGTCGGCGGCCGAGGTTGCGCGCATGCTCGCCAGCTACAACCTCGTCTCGGTGCCGGTCGTCGACCAAGCCCGCCGGCTCGTCGGCGTCGTGAGCGTCGACGATGTGCTCGATCACCTGCTCCCCGACGACTGGCGGTCGCAGGACGTCGAGCCGCAGGATGCCGCAGCGATGCGGGGGCGCCGCTGA
- a CDS encoding DUF1003 domain-containing protein produces MPRSSKTPSLEAPRGRRSGVTGVLGQRTSQPSRDRFGRFTEWIARAMGTPGFLVGLSLFCAAWLAWNTLMPVELRFDSAANGFTALTLMLSLQASYAAPLILLAQNRQDDRDRVQIEQDRQRAERNLADTEYLAREVVALRMAISDLTDGLVTKETLRAELRTALDRLESDERPDAR; encoded by the coding sequence ATGCCCCGCTCGTCGAAGACCCCGTCGCTCGAAGCGCCCCGCGGGCGTCGCAGCGGTGTGACCGGCGTCCTGGGCCAGCGCACGTCGCAGCCGTCGCGAGACCGCTTCGGACGCTTCACGGAGTGGATCGCCCGAGCCATGGGAACACCGGGCTTCCTCGTCGGGCTATCGCTCTTCTGCGCCGCGTGGCTCGCCTGGAACACGCTCATGCCCGTCGAGCTTCGATTCGACTCGGCGGCGAACGGCTTCACGGCGCTGACCCTGATGCTCTCGTTGCAGGCCTCATACGCAGCGCCACTGATCCTGCTCGCGCAGAACCGTCAGGACGACCGCGACCGCGTCCAGATCGAACAGGACCGCCAGCGCGCCGAGCGCAACCTCGCCGACACCGAGTACCTCGCTCGCGAGGTCGTCGCTCTGCGCATGGCGATCTCCGACCTCACCGACGGGCTCGTCACGAAGGAGACTCTGCGTGCCGAGCTCCGGACGGCACTGGACCGCCTCGAGTCCGACGAGCGACCGGACGCACGATGA
- a CDS encoding Mrp/NBP35 family ATP-binding protein encodes MSADAVRAAVAAVRDPELRKPLGELDMVRDIAVEGGHARVGIALTIVGCPAADRIERDVREAALSAAGIDTVSVDVGVMTPAERAALTERLRGGRTARENPFGPDSLTRVIAITSGKGGVGKSTLTANLAVALTQRGLAVGLIDADVHGFSIPALLGLVDTDGLPPQPTRIDGLMVPPIAHDVRTISIGMFLPRDQKAPGAVAWRGPMLHRTVSQFLTDVYFGDIDVLLIDMPPGTGDVAISVGQLLPHAEVVVVTTPQSAAADVAVRSGLVARQTGQRVIGVIENMSAMTLPDGTSLDLFGSGGGTRVAEALSADQPVPLLGSVPLSPALRSDADGGVPVVVAHPDDPSAAAITSIAASIARGGRELSGRPLPLRVG; translated from the coding sequence ATGAGCGCGGACGCCGTCCGCGCGGCCGTCGCCGCCGTGCGCGACCCCGAACTGCGCAAGCCCCTGGGCGAGCTCGACATGGTGCGCGACATCGCCGTCGAGGGCGGGCATGCCCGTGTCGGCATCGCCCTGACGATCGTCGGGTGTCCCGCCGCGGACCGCATCGAGCGCGATGTGCGCGAGGCCGCCCTGTCCGCAGCCGGCATCGACACGGTGTCGGTCGACGTGGGTGTCATGACGCCGGCTGAGCGTGCGGCCCTGACGGAGCGTCTGCGCGGCGGCAGGACGGCCCGCGAGAACCCCTTCGGCCCCGATTCGCTCACGCGCGTCATCGCGATCACGAGCGGCAAGGGCGGCGTCGGCAAGTCGACGCTCACCGCGAACCTCGCCGTCGCCCTCACCCAGCGAGGTCTCGCCGTCGGGCTCATCGACGCCGACGTGCACGGCTTCTCCATCCCCGCGCTGCTCGGTCTCGTCGACACCGACGGTCTGCCGCCGCAGCCGACGCGTATCGACGGACTCATGGTCCCGCCCATCGCCCACGACGTCCGGACGATCTCGATCGGCATGTTCCTGCCGCGCGATCAGAAGGCCCCCGGCGCGGTCGCGTGGCGCGGCCCGATGCTGCACCGCACCGTCTCGCAGTTCCTCACCGACGTGTACTTCGGCGACATCGACGTGCTCCTCATCGACATGCCTCCCGGCACCGGCGACGTGGCGATCAGCGTCGGGCAGCTGCTCCCCCACGCCGAGGTCGTGGTCGTCACGACCCCGCAGTCGGCAGCAGCCGACGTCGCCGTCCGCAGCGGCTTGGTGGCCCGGCAGACCGGCCAACGCGTGATCGGGGTGATCGAGAACATGTCGGCCATGACGCTGCCCGACGGCACATCGCTCGACCTCTTCGGCAGTGGCGGCGGCACCCGTGTGGCTGAGGCGCTGTCGGCGGACCAGCCGGTGCCGCTGCTCGGCTCCGTACCTCTCAGTCCGGCCCTGCGCAGCGATGCCGACGGCGGAGTGCCGGTCGTCGTCGCGCATCCCGACGACCCGTCCGCGGCCGCCATCACGAGCATCGCGGCGAGCATCGCGCGCGGAGGACGCGAGCTGAGCGGTCGTCCCTTGCCCCTGCGGGTCGGCTGA
- a CDS encoding Sec-independent protein translocase TatB, with product MFFGLDGDKLILIGVAAVLLLGPERLPQLAEMLARFTVRARDWVNGAKDRVKDEMGEDFSDVEWRKLDPRQYDPRRIIRDALLEDAPVPTVRAAAAGAAISTATAVGMDAAGEAAKRFERGAAVPFDDEAT from the coding sequence ATGTTCTTCGGCCTAGACGGGGACAAGCTCATCCTCATCGGGGTCGCCGCTGTCCTGCTCCTCGGACCCGAGCGCCTTCCGCAGCTCGCGGAGATGCTCGCGCGGTTCACGGTGCGGGCCCGCGACTGGGTCAACGGCGCGAAGGACCGCGTCAAGGACGAGATGGGCGAAGACTTCTCCGACGTCGAGTGGCGCAAGCTCGACCCGCGCCAGTACGACCCGCGGCGCATCATCCGCGATGCCCTGCTCGAAGACGCGCCCGTGCCCACGGTGCGGGCCGCCGCAGCCGGAGCCGCCATCAGCACCGCGACCGCCGTGGGGATGGATGCCGCAGGCGAGGCGGCGAAGCGCTTCGAACGGGGCGCCGCGGTGCCCTTCGACGACGAAGCGACCTGA
- a CDS encoding O-methyltransferase: protein MGDQEAIRRFAMEATVEPEHIARARAHALEIGAAPISPPVGAQCAVLAAATGALNIVEIGTGGGVSALWLLHGSPRATLTTIDIEPEHLAVARQSFTEARVPPARARFITGRAADVLPRMNEASYDIVLVDADADGVIEYVEHGLRLVRPGGMVLVPRVLAGGSVADPVRRDEITRAYRSLIHETQSSPAVLGALSIVGEGLLQLTTVSAP from the coding sequence ATGGGTGATCAGGAAGCGATCCGCAGGTTCGCGATGGAGGCGACGGTGGAGCCGGAGCACATCGCTCGCGCGCGCGCACACGCCCTCGAGATCGGCGCCGCCCCGATCAGCCCTCCGGTGGGTGCGCAGTGCGCTGTCCTCGCCGCGGCGACGGGCGCGCTGAACATCGTGGAGATCGGCACGGGCGGCGGCGTGTCGGCGCTGTGGCTGCTGCACGGGTCGCCGCGCGCGACTCTGACCACGATCGACATCGAGCCGGAGCACCTCGCCGTCGCCCGGCAGTCGTTCACCGAGGCGAGAGTCCCCCCCGCTCGCGCACGCTTCATCACCGGCCGCGCCGCCGACGTGCTCCCCCGCATGAACGAGGCGTCGTACGACATCGTCCTCGTCGACGCGGATGCAGACGGCGTCATCGAGTACGTCGAGCACGGGCTCCGGCTCGTGCGCCCGGGCGGAATGGTCCTCGTCCCGCGTGTGCTGGCCGGTGGCTCCGTCGCCGACCCCGTGCGACGCGACGAGATCACCCGCGCCTACCGCTCTCTCATCCACGAGACCCAGTCCTCGCCCGCCGTCCTCGGCGCCCTCTCGATCGTGGGCGAAGGACTGCTGCAGCTCACGACGGTGTCCGCCCCCTGA
- a CDS encoding DUF3117 domain-containing protein produces the protein MAAMKPRTGDGPMEAVKEGRLIIVRVPLEGGGRLVVSVNDEEAKELHSVLSGVVGAA, from the coding sequence ATGGCAGCCATGAAGCCGCGAACCGGAGACGGACCGATGGAGGCCGTGAAGGAGGGGCGCCTGATCATCGTGCGTGTCCCCCTCGAAGGCGGAGGGCGTCTGGTCGTCTCGGTCAATGATGAAGAGGCCAAGGAACTCCACAGCGTGCTGAGCGGAGTCGTCGGCGCCGCCTGA